In Leishmania mexicana MHOM/GT/2001/U1103 complete genome, chromosome 22, a genomic segment contains:
- a CDS encoding putative Serine-threonin protein phosphatase: MKVCALRIGCWYGGLLLSFYLLLLSCPAHCERKLVEVHRIIAVGDVHGDADNFLRILRIANLIEDSVTGASGVLDNPPRWKYSMSPTNGTAVRTTLVQVGDLIDRGEQDLQVLNIAISLQEQTAQSGSQDEVVLLIGNHELLNIQGHYHYVNKNNYGGFLSKALRAEGMRATGAFGQYIVDNFKAGHLDEGVLFVHAGIETSMKIKDVEALNTDVREALRQGIFRHSLLGSSGPLWTRKMIIESMSGECSDVRAALKQLNATRVVVGHTAQESGHIGQHCDGQVLAIDVGMSRWMYDKVAALELVFSKYTDNITGTGSASFVVRELREGVSGFCHTCLEERGGLDTTRGGDSDEENDIFDDL, from the coding sequence ATGAAGGTTTGCGCTCTTCGGATAGGATGTTGGTATGGGGGTTTGCTCTTGTCATTTTATTTGCTTCTCCTTTCGTGCCCCGCTCACTGCGAGAGGAAGCTGGTGGAGGTTCACCGGATCATTGCAGTTGGCGATGTTCACGGCGATGCTGATAATTTTCTGAGAATTCTTCGTATAGCTAATCTGATTGAGGACAGCGTGACGGGGGCATCAGGGGTGCTCGATAATCCACCGCGCTGGAAATACTCCATGAGTCCAACAAACGGGACTGCTGTGAGAACGACCCTTGTTCAAGTTGGTGATTTAATAGATCGTGGGGAGCAGGACTTGCAGGTTCTGAACATTGCCATCTCTCTTCAGGAGCAGACAGCGCAATCCGGCTCGCAAGACGAGGTTGTGCTACTCATCGGGAATCATGAGCTTTTGAATATTCAAGGACATTATCATTACGTCAACAAGAACAACTATGGTGGCTTTCTGAGCAAAGCACTTCGAGCAGAAGGGATGAGAGCAACAGGCGCGTTTGGCCAGTACATTGTAGATAATTTTAAGGCTGGACACCTGGATGAAGGGGTCTTGTTTGTTCATGCCGGTATCGAAACAAGTATGAAGATTAAGGACGTTGAGGCGCTCAACACAGACGTTCGTGAGGCTTTGCGTCAAGGCATCTTCCGACATTCACTCCTAGGGAGCAGTGGCCCTCTATGGACGAGGAAAATGATTATAGAAAGCATGAGTGGCGAGTGCTCGGATGTGAGGGCGGCACTAAAGCAGCTTAACGCAACGCGCGTTGTCGTGGGTCACACAGCACAGGAATCGGGTCACATTGGTCAGCATTGTGACGGGCAGGTCCTTGCCATCGATGTGGGCATGAGTCGATGGATGTACGACAAGGTTGCAGCACTAGAGCTTGTGTTTTCAAAGTACACAGACAACATTACTGGAACTGGATCCGCCAGCTTCGTGGTCAGAGAGCTACGTGAGGGTGTTTCGGGGTTTTGCCACACATGTCttgaggaaaggggaggccTCGATACAACAAGAGGTGGTGACTCTGATGAGGAGAACGATATTTTCGATGACTTGTAA
- a CDS encoding putative alanyl-tRNA synthetase, whose amino-acid sequence MSFTEWPVSRVRQEFVDYFKKQGHTFVPGSPVCPHDDPTLLFINAGMNQFKALFLGTADPNTDFGRLKRAANSQMCIRAGGKHNDLEDVGRDTYHHTFFEMLGSWSFGDYFKKEAIQWAWELLTEVYKLPKDQLYVTYFEGDKNNGLNPDLEAKELWAQFLPESQIVPGNAKDNFWEMGDTGPCGPCSEVHFDRIGGRNAASFVNKDDPMVVEIWNLVFMQFERRADGFLTPLPQKHIDTGMGLERLTSILQGVKSNYDTDAWIPLFEAIQTATGYPKSYAEIRNNPDSDALVAYRVVADHIRCLTSAVGDGVMPDSVGRGFVLRRIIRRAVRYGVQFLGAKPGFFTQLVDSVCTSLGPFFPHLKEPRNIQRIKAVLADEEQSFAKTWEMGLRHFNHAVNECRANNSKVISGSEAFVLHDRYGFPVDLTCLLAEKDGMTVDLEGFNAEMKESKVSAGRVAATKTFIDAYQLEELKTRGIPQTDDVAKYVWEDSTGDVLAIFDKKNSKFISLLEPGNDLGAEGVGIILNTTNFYAESGGQVYDTGRLVAGSDSVFEVKKVYNVAGYVVHVGSLSKDSASPIPLSAVVQMQVDYERRLPIAANHTTTHQLNWVLRRVLGEKPDNFTEVQQKGSLVTDEMLRFDFSYSTKLSNEELVRVEQLLNEKIQAGLPVYREEVPLEAASKINGLRQMFGEKYPDPVSVISIGTPINEMLTNPEKEEWRDYAVEFCGGTHLKNLKEADKAVIISEEALMKGVRRVVVATKSEADKVIKAGTELKGQYDELMQKEATATSVKALSVLNKKVGDSCIPLVLKNEMRDNIDAAIKRMNAILKSQAAEARDKAAEAGKALGASYDAAAAPFLVHQMTEFGAEREALQAFSDGFSSTVSGPVGVFLIGSDDEKALAIVSMPAAFVEKKMSAVAWAKSSIGKGGGKPSAAQSGLPAKDVAAAATKAMEEAERMKASL is encoded by the coding sequence ATGTCGTTCACCGAGTGGCCTGTGAGTCGGGTTCGCCAGGAGTTCGTCGACTACTTCAAGAAGCAGGGGCACACATTTGTGCCCGGCAGCCCTGTCTGCCCGCACGATGACCCGACCCTGCTGTTCATCAATGCTGGGATGAATCAGTTCAAAGCGCTCTTTTTGGGCACCGCTGACCCCAACACTGACTTTGGCCGTCTGAAGCGCGCTGCCAACTCACAGATGTGCATTCGCGCTGGTGGCAAGCACAATGACTTGGAGGATGTCGGGCGCGACACGTACCACCACACCTTTTTCGAGATGCTAGGATCATGGTCCTTTGGCGACTATTTCAAGAAGGAGGCCATCCAGTGGGCCTGGGAGCTGCTGACAGAGGTGTACAAGCTGCCCAAGGATCAGCTCTACGTGACCTACTTTGAGGGAGACAAAAACAACGGGCTGAATCCGGATCTGGAGGCGAAGGAACTGTGGGCCCAGTTTCTCCCAGAGAGCCAGATCGTCCCCGGCAACGCCAAGGACAACTTTTGGGAGATGGGTGACACCGGCCCGTGCGGGCCGTGCTCGGAGGTTCACTTTGACCGCATCGGTGGACGCAACGCTGCTAGCTTCGTCAACAAGGACGATCCGATGGTGGTGGAGATCTGGAATCTGGTGTTCATGCAGTTCGAGCGTCGCGCCGATGGCTTCCTCaccccgctgccgcagaaGCACATAGACACTGGCATGGGTCTGGAGCGCCTCACTTCTATTCTGCAGGGTGTCAAGTCCAACTACGACACAGATGCGTGGATTCCTCTCTTTGAGGCCATCCAGACTGCGACCGGCTACCCCAAGTCGTACGCGGAGATCCGAAACAACCCCGACAGCGACGCCTTGGTGGCCTACCGCGTTGTCGCCGACCACATTCGCTGCCTGACGTCTGCCGTGGGCGACGGCGTCATGCCCGACTCCGTCGGGCGCGGGTTCGTGCTGCGTCGAATTATCCGCCGCGCTGTGCGCTACGGTGTGCAGTTCCTCGGTGCCAAGCCTGGCTTCTTCACGCAGCTCGTGGAcagcgtgtgcacctccTTGGGCCCATTCTTCCCGCACCTGAAGGAGCCCCGCAATATTCAGCGCATCAAGGCGGTGCTGGCCGACGAGGAGCAGTCGTTTGCCAAGACATGGGAGATGGGGCTGAGGCATTTCAACCACGCCGTGAATGAGTGTCGCGCAAACAACTCGAAGGTCATTAGCGGCTCCGAGGCTTTTGTGCTTCACGACCGGTACGGGTTCCCGGTGGATCTAACGTGCCTGCTGGCTGAGAAGGACGGGATGACGGTGGACCTGGAGGGCTTCAACGCGGAGATGAAGGAAAGCAAGGTTAGCGCAGGCCGTGTGGCGGCCACCAAGACCTTCATCGACGCGTACCAGCTCGAGGAGCTCAAGACGCGCGGTATACCGCAGACCGATGACGTCGCAAAGTATGTCTGGGAGGACTCCACTGGCGACGTACTTGCTATCTTCGACAAGAAGAACAGCAAGTTCATTTCTCTTTTGGAGCCTGGCAACGACCTCGGAGCCGAGGGGGTCGGTATCATTCTGAACACCACGAACTTTTACGCTGAGTCTGGCGGCCAGGTGTACGACACCGGCCGCCTGGTCGCGGGTAGCGACAGTGTGTTCGAGGTGAAGAAGGTGTACAACGTGGCCGGCTACGTGGTGCACGTGGGCAGCCTCAGCAAGGACTCTGCCTCCCCGATCCCCTTGTCCGCGGTGGTGCAGATGCAGGTGGACTACGAGCGCCGCCTGCCGATCGCGGCGAACCATACCACGACGCACCAGCTGAACTGGGTACTGCGCCGTGTGCTGGGGGAGAAGCCGGACAACTTCACAGAGGTGCAGCAGAAGGGCTCCCTCGTGACGGACGAGATGCTCCGCTTCGATTTCAGCTACAGCACAAAGCTGTCGAACGAGGAACTTGTGCGCGTGGAGCAGCTACTGAACGAGAAGATTCAGGCGGGCCTGCCCGTCTACcgcgaggaggtgccgctGGAAGCTGCTAGCAAGATTAACGGTCTGCGCCAGATGTTTGGCGAGAAGTACCCCGACCCCGTCAGCGTCATCTCCATCGGCACCCCGATCAACGAGATGCTGACGAACCCCGAAAAAGAGGAGTGGCGCGATTACGCCGTCGAGTtctgcggcggcacgcacCTGAAAAACCTCAAGGAGGCCGACAAGGCGGTAATAATCTCAGAGGAGGCTCTCATGAAGGGCGTGCGCCGCGTGGTCGTGGCCACCAAGTCGGAGGCTGACAAGGTCATCAAGGCTGGGACTGAACTGAAGGGACAATACGATGAGCTGATGCAAAaagaggcgacggcgaccaGCGTCAAGGCGCTTTCAGTGCTGAACAAAAAGGTGGGTGACAGCTGTATTCCGCTGGTGCTCAAGAACGAGATGCGCGACAACATCGACGCGGCCATCAAGCGGATGAACGCGATCCTCAAGTCGCAGGCTGCGGAGGCAAGGGATAAAGCTGCAGAAGCAGGCAAGGCCCTCGGCGCGTCGtacgacgctgccgctgcgccattCCTCGTTCACCAGATGACCGAATTCGGCGCGGAGCGTGAGGCACTGCAGGCGTTTTCCGATGGCTTCTCCAGCACCGTGAGTGGACCGGTCGGGGTCTTTCTcatcggcagcgacgacgagaAGGCGCTCGCGATTGTGTCCATGCCGGCCGCTTTTGTGGAGAAGAAGATGAGCGCCGTCGCGTGGGCCAAGTCCTCCATTGGCAAGGGTGGCGGTAAGCCCAGCGCCGCTCAGTCTGGTCTCCCCGCCAAGGacgtcgctgcggctgcgacgaaGGCCATGGAAGAAGCAGAGAGGATGAAGGCGTCTCTGTAG
- a CDS encoding putative 40S ribosomal protein L14, which produces MVKSHYICAGRLVRILRGPRQDRVGVIVDIVDANRVLVENPEDARMWRHVQNLKNVEPLKYCVSISRNCSAKALKDALASSKALEKYAKTRTAVRVEAKKACAVSTDFERYQLRVARRSRAHWARKVFDEKDAKTPVSWHKVALKKMQKKAAKMDSTEGAKRRMQKAIAARKAKK; this is translated from the coding sequence ATGGTCAAGTCCCACTACATCTGCGCGGGCCGCCTGGTGCGCATCCTGCGTGGGCCTCGCCAGGACCGCGTCGGTGTGATTGTCGACATTGTCGACGCGAACCGCGTGCTGGTGGAGAACCCGGAGGACGCGAGGATGTGGCGCCACGTGCAGAACCTGAAGAACGTGGAGCCGCTGAAGTACTGCGTGAGCATCAGCCGCAACTGCAGCGCGAAGGCGCTGAAGGATGCGCTGGCCTCGTCgaaggcgctggagaagTACGCGAAGAcgcgcactgctgtgcgcgtggaggcgaagaaggcgtgCGCTGTGTCGACGGACTTCGAGCGCTACCAGCTGCGCGTTGCACGCCGCTCACGCGCGCACTGGGCGCGCAAGGTGTTCGACGAGAAGGACGCGAAGACGCCCGTGTCGTGGCACAAGGTTGCGCTGAAGAAGATGCAGAAGAAGGCCGCAAAGATGGACTCGACCGAGGGCGCTAAGAGGCGCATGCAGAAGGCGATCGCTGCGCGCAAGGCGAAAAAGTAA
- a CDS encoding putative ATP-dependent DEAD/H RNA helicase — protein sequence MVHRIAMSFNLDHKSSGEGASRALKLTKIGGRVDALKRQQDAAEGGVRVKTIDGYQGAQKLEHDHLSESDILSLEDKLKPHKRRMAAAIKAVVNEPAWERKCFRVVQGGLSVVPKLSRPVDCARLNQFRMSLPAYRHGPQIIQSVQENSVVIVCGDTGCGKTTQIPQLLYDAGIFDKHHDVICTQPRRISALSVAQRVATERGEACGDSCGYVIRFENMTSANSHIIYQTTGILLRRLHSEPDLRGVACVVVDEVHERDVETDFCLLLLRDRLRAQQEHPERYPLQLKLVVMSATVQVDALVSYFSGYNSGRDIPLITIPGTLFPVREFFLEDALRKVGASASAVPAMRLLSNQKREAERSADTPEAEGNAALYEQLKSVVFDTFDRDVEGLVPYDLVCDLIKKIHDESRSHVESILVFLPGWAAISCIANRLKRSQFARELSILMLHSSLTTAEQQRVFERPPKHYRKIVLATSIAETSITIDDIVYVIDCGLVKGTSYDPMGNTSALKATLIGKANGVQRRGRAGRCQAGVCYHLLPKAVYDDLPGFLPPEIVRSPLEEVCLQLKAIESNQKCAQVLSRAMSAPPTEAIEHAVQFLTDMGAFTVEEKMTNLGRALAALPTHPLLGKMLFTAACFGVLDTVATIAAGLSVKTPFIRPQAFEKSSAKENLLRMDNNALSDHFCVVTLFTEWIRSGRSLHYATSHFADNTTLRSLERTKQQFIRLVLQSSFAKGIVSPEAHFSRYASNRGLVRLVLLWSLYPRLATIEYRANRGGQNPQVFCWDNKAAVFSMNSVLGFYRRRDFGANSFIVYYDRMNLEAMLSVFDATAVSPIDVVLCLRQLTVRPLLDVPALFLEDTESKLAPPAYLDVNSVPNKENYAAMFFDGDKKLYVAPKKLADVLQTARDCLDFFLATCIKSVRANKFPDSLVHALAQIVGYPITGCDRPATGVASATHMDPAIQQIQLASAHLPGFARRQGQGDMDSGVSDDEAPIIGDEDDDTYLGRLTAEQKASVTAAYGDLAVFRYDGVTELLHAAKRAEDSSALQEEKMEGGEVNAAGDDEEDEEDEDEEIIVANLNLAEMQVLQNV from the coding sequence ATGGTGCACCGAATTGCAATGTCATTTAACCTCGATCACAAATCCAGCGGCGAGGGTGCCAGCCGCGCGTTAAAGCTGACAAAAATTGGCGGAAGAGTTGATGCGCTGAAGCGGCAGCAAGATGCGGCTGAAGGTGGGGTTCGGGTCAAGACCATCGATGGGTATCAAGGGGCGCAAAAACTCGAGCACGACCATCTCTCTGAAAGTGATATTCTCTCGCTTGAAGACAAGCTCAAGCCGCACAAAAGAAGGATGGCTGCTGCAATCAAGGCTGTGGTGAATGAGCCAGCCTGGGAGAGAAAGTGTTTCCGAGTGGTTCAGGGAGGACTCTCTGTAGTACCTAAACTCAGCCGACCAGTCGACTGCGCTCGATTGAATCAGTTTCGTATGTCGCTACCAGCGTACCGGCATGGCCCACAGATTATTCAATCGGTTCAGGAGAATTCTGTGGTTATTGTTTGTGGCGACACTGGCTGCGGCAAAACTACGCAAATACCGCAGTTGCTCTATGACGCTGGGATTTTCGACAAGCACCACGACGTCATCTGTACGCAGCCTCGTCGAATCAGCGCACTCTCTGTTGCGCAGCGCGTTGCGACGGAACGAGGTGAGGCCTGTGGAGATAGCTGCGGGTACGTTATCCGTTTCGAGAACATGACGAGCGCGAACTCGCATATTATTTACCAGACTACAGGTATATTGCTACGCCGCCTCCACTCTGAGCCGGACCTGAGGGGTGTCGcatgcgtcgtcgtcgatgagGTGCACGAGCGCGATGTAGAAACGGACTTTTGCCTGCTCTTGTTGCGCGATAGACTGCGTGCACAGCAGGAGCATCCGGAGAGATACCCACTCCAGCTCAAGCTTGTAGTGATGTCAGCAACAGTGCAGGTGGACGCGCTTGTGTCGTACTTTTCCGGCTACAACAGCGGTCGAGATATCCCACTCATCACAATCCCTGGTACACTGTTTCCCGTGAGGGAGTTTTTCTTGGAAGATGCCTTGCGCAAAGTTGGCGCCTCGGCGTCCGCTGTACCGGCGATGAGACTCCTTTCGAACCAGAAgcgggaggcggagcggagcgcCGACACGCCAGAGGCGGAGGGTAACGCGGCGCTGTACGAACAGCTGAAGTCGGTGGTGTTCGACACGTTTGACCGGGATGTGGAGGGACTTGTTCCTTACGATCTTGTGTGTGATTTAATCAAGAAGATTCACGATGAGTCTCGTTCTCACGTGGAGAGCATTTTGGTGTTTCTGCCAGGGTGGGCTGCGATTTCCTGCATCGCGAATCGACTCAAGCGCTCACAGTTTGCAAGGGAGCTCTCTATCTTGATGCTACACTCTAGCCTTACGacggcagagcagcagcgcgtttTTGAGCGGCCACCGAAACACTACCGCAAAATTGTGCTCGCCACTAGCATCGCTGAGACAAGTATCACGATCGACGATATTGTCTACGTTATTGACTGCGGTCTCGTGAAGGGGACGTCATACGATCCTATGGGGAACACCAGCGCTCTCAAGGCGACGCTGATCGGCAAGGCAAACGGGGTGCAGCGACGGGGCCGCGCCGGGCGCTGCCAGGCTGGCGTGTGCTATCATCTGCTTCCTAAGGCAGTGTACGATGACTTGCCCGGTTTCCTCCCCCCCGAAATCGTTCGGTCTCCACTCGAGGAGGTATGCTTGCAATTGAAGGCCATCGAGTCGAACCAGAAATGTGCGCAGGTATTATCGCGGGCGATGAGTGCGCCGCCCACGGAGGCAATAGAGCACGCCGTACAATTTTTGACGGACATGGGTGCGTTTACTGTTGAGGAGAAGATGACGAACCTGGGCAGGGCTCTGGCAGCGCTCCCAACGCACCCACTATTGGGCAAGATGCTCTTCACGGCTGCCTGCTTTGGTGTTCTAGATACCGTCGCAACGATCGCGGCTGGTCTTTCGGTAAAGACGCCGTTCATTCGCCCACAGGCCTTTGAAAAGAGCAGCGCTAAAGAAAACCTGCTTCGCATGGACAACAACGCTCTGTCGGACCACTTTTGCGTCGTAACTCTGTTCACAGAGTGGATTCGAAGCGGCCGGAGTTTGCATTACGCGACTTCCCACTTTGCTGATAACACCACGTTGCGTTCGCTGGAGCGGACGAAGCAGCAGTTCATCAGACTGGTGCTCCAATCGTCCTTTGCGAAAGGGATCGTATCTCCGGAGGCTCACTTTTCGCGGTACGCAAGCAACAGAGGGCTTGTTAGGCTCGTTCTTCTCTGGTCTCTCTACCCGCGCCTCGCTACCATCGAGTACCGCGCCAACCGGGGCGGCCAGAACCCTCAGGTGTTCTGCTGGGACAACAAGGCTGCCGTGTTCTCCATGAATTCGGTGCTGGGGTTCTACAGGCGTAGAGACTTTGGTGCGAACTCCTTTATCGTCTACTACGACCGCATGAACCTCGAGGCGATGCTGAGCGTTTTCGACGCAACAGCGGTGTCCCCGATCGACGTTGTGCTGTGCCTGCGCCAGCTCAcggtgcggccgctgcttGATGTGCCAGCGCTCTTCTTGGAGGACACTGAGAGCAAGTTGGCGCCGCCCGCGTACCTAGATGTGAACAGCGTCCCAAACAAGGAGAACTATGCTGCAATGTTTTTCGATGGCGACAAGAAGTTGTACGTGGCCCCGAAGAAGCTGGCCGACGTCCTTCAAACCGCGCGGGACTGCTTAGATTTCTTCCTCGCCACGTGCATCAAAAGCGTCCGCGCAAATAAATTTCCTGATTCCTTGGTGCATGCTTTGGCACAGATTGTGGGATATCCCATTACTGGCTGCGATAGACCTGCCACCGGGGTGGCTAGTGCAACTCACATGGATCCTGCTATCCAACAAATACAGCTGGCTAGCGCACATCTACCCGGGTTCGCCCGCCGCCAGGGGCAGGGTGACATGGACTCGGGCGTCTCTGACGATGAGGCGCCAATCATCGgagacgaagacgacgacacaTACCTGGGGCGCTTGACCGCAGAGCAAAAAGCATCCGTGACGGCCGCCTACGGTGACTTGGCGGTGTTCCGCTACGACGGCGTCACAGAGCTCTTGCATGCGGCCAAGAGGGCGGAGGACTCGTCAGCCTTGCAGGAGGAGAAAATggaaggaggggaggtgaacgccgccggtgacgatgaagaagacgaggaggatgaggacgaAGAGATCATCGTTGCTAACCTGAATCTTGCGGAGATGCAAGTTCTGCAAAACGTGTGA
- a CDS encoding putative dephospho-CoA kinase, translated as MILIGLTGGIACGKSSVSRILRDEFHIEVIDADLVVRELQTPNSACTRRIAARWPLCVHPETGELNRAELGKVVFSDARARRELGKVMNPAIFKAILKRIAAAWWRDLWRSGAVSSPSIVVLDAPTLFETKTFTYFISASVVVSCSEQRQIERLRSRDGFSREAALQRIGSQMPLEAKCRLADYIIENDCADDLDALRGGVCACVAWMSRQSNKRLTYMFGTVAVGAVGVAAAVGYACYRLLLA; from the coding sequence ATGATTCTTATCGGTCTCACGGGGGGAATTGCCTGCGGGAAGTCATCTGTATCGCGAATACTGCGAGACGAGTTTCACATCGAAGTCATCGATGCCGACCTTGTCGTGCGTGAGCTGCAGACCCCGAATTCTGCGTGCACCCGACGAATTGCAGCGCGGTGGCCCCTCTGCGTGCATCCAGAGACTGGGGAGCTGAACCGCGCGGAATTGGGCAAGGTCGTCTTCAGCGATGCACGAGCTCGAAGGGAGCTAGGAAAGGTAATGAACCCCGCAATCTTCAAGGCCATTCTGAAGCGCATTGCCGCCGCCTGGTGGCGTGATCTTTGGCGCAGTGGCGCTGTCTCGTCGCCATCCATCGTGGTGTTGGACGCCCCTACGTTGTTTGAAACCAAAACGTTCACGTACTTTATCAGCGCCTCTGTCGTGGTGAGTTGCTCAGAGCAGCGTCAGATCGAGCGACTGCGTAGTCGAGACGGTTTCTCGcgagaggcggcgctgcagcgtaTCGGTAGCCAAATGCCTCTCGAGGCAAAGTGTCGGCTTGCCGACTACATTATTGAGAACGACTGCGCAGACGACTTGGACGCGCTTCGcggaggcgtgtgcgcgtgcgttgcgTGGATGTCGCGGCAGTCAAACAAGCGGCTCACGTACATGTTCGGCACCGTGGCTGTTGGTGCGGTTGGagtggcggccgccgtgggcTACGCTTGTTACCGACTTCTGCTAGCGTGA
- a CDS encoding exosome complex exonuclease RRP45 homolog,putative, with amino-acid sequence MLYRTAVPVPGDALVQRNLEFTRTAWKAGLRPDQREANQLRVVEMDFPLLSRDVVQVKCGNTVATATVSCDLVEPSPYRPKHGFFEVHARQLLHERDPLDQLKEIKRISMYLTRLLSGSVLETEGLCVIPGRRVWSIDAEVIIVNNDGNVQDVAQWAVMAALQHVRRPELTIRGEDVVVHPPHERDPVPLPLHHIPLSFTFAVCANPQEVQLAVRAATLRRAQGSRGGAPSGANADEGDGEAKDLGWSSDALQVVVDPSLEEAAAAACTVSVAVNGEGYVCSLEKADGCDVSIAYLGQCMETATKLTQALLMQMKESMEAHNAKRTEAVRSQFLWAQQRRGIQAIGTPGDEGEHASKKVKSEE; translated from the coding sequence ATGCTTTACCGCACGGCAGTTCCAGTGCCGGGTGACGCCCTTGTGCAGCGCAATCTGGAGTTCACGCGAACCGCGTGGAAGGCAGGCCTCCGTCCCGATCAACGCGAGGCGAATCAGTTGCGGGTGGTGGAGATGGACTTCCCGCTGCTCTCCCGTGACGTGGTGCAGGTGAAGTGCGGCAACACTGTCGCCACAGCCACGGTCAGTTGCGACCTTGTAGAGCCCTCCCCGTACCGTCCAAAGCATGGCTTCTTCGAGGTGCATgctcgccagctgctgcacgaaCGCGACCCTCTCGACCAATTGAAGGAGATTAAGCGCATTAGCATGTACCTGACACGACTACTCTCCGGCAGTGTGCTGGAGACGGAGGGGCTTTGCGTCATCCCAGGCCGCCGGGTGTGGAGCATTGATGCAGAGGTGATCATTGTGAACAATGATGGCAACGTGCAAGATGTGGCGCAGTGGGCCGTGATGGCTGCCCTGCAGCACGTACGGCGGCCCGAGCTCACTATTCGTGGCGAAGACGTGGTTGTACACCCTCCGCATGAGCGGGacccggtgccgctgccgcttcatcacatccctctctccttcacGTTTGCTGTCTGCGCCAATccgcaggaggtgcagctggcggtgcgcgcgGCCACGCTGCGTCGTGCACAGGGATCTCGAGGCGGTGCTCCCTCCGGGGCCAACGCGGATGAGGGCGACGGTGAAGCGAAAGATCTCGGCTGGTCGAGTGACGCACTGCAGGTCGTGGTGGATCCGTCTTTAGAGGaagctgccgcggccgcgtgcACGGTGTCGGTGGCCGTGAACGGTGAGGGTTACGTGTGCTCGCTGGAGAAAGCGGATGGCTGCGATGTGTCAATCGCGTACCTGGGACAATGCATGGAGACTGCCACGAAGCtcacgcaggcgctgctgatgcagATGAAGGAGTCAATGGAGGCGCACAATGCGAAGCGCACAGAAGCGGTGCGCAGCCAGTTTCTCTgggcacagcagcgtcgcggcATCCAGGCTATTGGGACCCCGGGTGACGAGGGGGAACACGCAAGCAAGAAGGTCAAGTCCGAGGAATGA